From Treponema sp. OMZ 787:
CTTGCAGATACTCCAAAACTCAACAAAAGAATTCCTGTGATTATCCATAAAAATCCGGCAAGGCGATGAGTTTTATACCATAACACAGGTTTATCCAATAACCAAAAAAATTTTAAACCGACAAATCTGCTTGGTTTTGTTTTAGGCAAATAGTTTCCGATTATTATGATAATCATTGAGGCTAAGATATGAATATATTTTTCAATGCCGGAACTGATTGAATCTTTAAATATATATTTGCTGCTTTGAGCGATTGCAAATAATAGAGGAGTGCTTAAAACAATTGGAATATATAGTTTTTTAGGCAGTTTATTATTATTC
This genomic window contains:
- a CDS encoding SdpI family protein, with amino-acid sequence MPKKILYMIITLLSFSPSIYYIINIGNENIKNYDLYILPILIIIFSIVMEIVVNKLSNNNKLPKKLYIPIVLSTPLLFAIAQSSKYIFKDSISSGIEKYIHILASMIIIIIGNYLPKTKPSRFVGLKFFWLLDKPVLWYKTHRLAGFLWIITGILLLSFGVSARWEYLIIYFSLLYVIPLIYSLLLLNKERRLYE